One region of Primulina tabacum isolate GXHZ01 chromosome 17, ASM2559414v2, whole genome shotgun sequence genomic DNA includes:
- the LOC142530475 gene encoding AAA-ATPase At2g46620-like, which yields MGEGKTAVQNVTKKLALEQKMKEVSLFVKVHRNGRWRSISLTHPATMEMVVMDSDLKTRIKSDLDNFLKPKQFYHRLGKVWKRSYLLYGSAGTGKSTFIAAVAKFLGYDINEINLHRITSDSNLKCLLLQTTNKSLLVVEDLYRYLGDKSTAVSLSGILNFMDGVISSCGEERVMIFTMNSKENIDASFLRPGRIDVHIYFPLCDFTAFKSLANSHLGLKDHKLFSRVEENFQIGATLSPAEIGGIMVSNRGSPTRSSKTVITALQGNLASRVGRRSSGSTSGRDSEELSDSSAVTKDGQNGVHPMKKIKNLYGLSRARSSRKASMKKLDMHMNERENSDLNTT from the exons ATGGGGGAAGGGAAAACTGCTGTGCAGAATGTGACAAAA AAACTGGCGCTGGAGCAGAAGATGAAAGAGGTGAGTTTGTTCGTTAAAGTTCACAGAAACGGGCGGTGGAGATCGATTTCGCTCACGCATCCCGCCACCATGGAGATGGTCGTGATGGATTCGGATCTGAAAACAAGAATCAAATCTGACTTGGACAATTTCCTGAAACCCAAACAGTTTTATCATCGTTTGGGCAAAGTATGGAAGCGAAGCTACCTGCTCTACGGGTCAGCGGGTACGGGTAAATCCACCTTCATTGCCGCCGTGGCCAAATTCTTGGGATATGACATCAACGAAATCAATCTGCACAGAATCACGAGCGACTCCAATCTGAAATGCCTCTTGCTGCAAACGACGAACAAATCTCTGCTAGTGGTAGAGGATCTGTACCGTTATTTGGGCGACAAATCGACGGCCGTGAGCTTATCAGGGATCCTTAACTTCATGGATGGAGTCATTTCTTCCTGTGGAGAAGAAAGGGTCATGATTTTCACGATGAACAGCAAAGAGAACATCGATGCCAGCTTTCTCCGGCCCGGCAGAATCGACGTTCACATTTACTTCCCCCTCTGCGATTTCACTGCGTTTAAATCCTTGGCTAACAGCCATTTGGGGCTAAAAGATCACAAATTGTTCTCACGAGTGGaggaaaattttcaaattggggCGACGTTGAGCCCGGCTGAGATAGGAGGGATCATGGTCTCGAACCGAGGCTCTCCGACCCGTTCTTCGAAAACCGTTATCACGGCTTTGCAGGGCAACCTGGCGAGTCGGGTCGGGAGACGATCGAGCGGGTCGACCTCAGGTCGGGATTCGGAGGAGTTGTCGGATTCCAGCGCGGTCACGAAAGATGGTCAAAATGGAGTACATCCCATGAAAAAGATCAAGAACTTATATGGACTATCGAGGGCAAGGAGTAGTAGGAAGGCTTCTATGAAGAAAttggatatgcatatgaatGAGAGGGAGAACTCGGATTTGAACACCACGTAA
- the LOC142532070 gene encoding uncharacterized protein LOC142532070, with protein sequence MGNGSETKFVQHLILYAASAALSCLVLFVGLKHLDPNHEASKKALEQKKELAKRLGRPLVFTNPYEDVVACDVVNPVHIDVKFDSIGGLDAIKQSLYELVILPLRRPELFSHGKLLCPEKGVLLYGPPGTGKTMLAKAIAKESGAAFINVRISCLMSKWFGDAQKLVTAVFTLAYKLQPAIIFIDEVDSFLGQRKSTDHEALTNMKTEFMALWDGFTTDRNAQVLVLAATNRPSELDEAILRRLPQAFQIGIPDRRERAAILKVILKNEKIEVGIDYDRIANLCDGYTGSDLLELCQKAAYFPIRELLNDEKSGKPSTEPRPLSMVDLERVIATTTQTKIAASE encoded by the exons ATGGGAAACGGTTCGGAGACAAAATTCGTGCAACATTTGATTCTATACGCCGCGAGCGCCGCGCTTAGCTGTTTGGTGTTGTTCGTGGGACTCAAGCATCTCGACCCGAATCACGAAGCCTCCAAGAAAGCTCTGGAGCAGAAGAAGGAACTCGCCAAGCGTTTGGGCCGACCTCTTGTGTTTACAAATCCGTATGAG GATGTTGTGGCCTGTGATGTGGTCAATCCCGTCCATATTGATGTGAAATTTGACTCGATTGGCGGATTGGATGCCATTAAGCAGTCCCTGTATGAACTAGTTATTCTTCCTCTACGAAGACCTGAGCTGTTTTCTCATGGGAAGCTTCTTTGCCCAGAAAAAGGTGTTTTGCTATATGGACCGCCAGGCACTGGGAAGACAATGCTTGCCAAAGCAATTGCAAAAGAGTCTGGGGCTGCTTTTATCAATGTGAGGATATCATGTCTAATGAGCAAATGGTTTGGTGATGCACAGAAACTAG TGACTGCTGTGTTCACTTTGGCATACAAACTCCAGCCAgctattattttcattgatgaaGTGGATAGTTTCTTGGGCCAGCGCAAGAGTACTGATCATGAAGCGCTAACAAACATGAAGACTGAGTTTATGGCTTTGTGGGATGGTTTCACCACTGATC GGAACGCCCAGGTGTTGGTACTCGCTGCTACCAATCGTCCATCGGAACTTGATGAAGCAATTCTTAGACGACTTCCTCAAGCATTTCAAATTGGGATTCCTGATCGTCGGGAAAGGGCTGCAATATTGAAGGTTATATTGAAGAATGAGAAAATAGAAGTTGGCATTGATTATGACCGCATAGCCAATCTCTGTGATGGATACACGGGTTCAGATCTTCTTGAGCTCTGCCAAAAAGCCGCCTATTTTCCTATCCGAGAACTACTTAATGATGAGAAGAGTGGAAAACCATCTACG GAGCCAAGGCCATTATCAATGGTAGACTTGGAGAGGGTCATTGCTACAACCACACAAACAAAAATTGCTGCAAGTGAATAG